A stretch of the Rhodospirillales bacterium genome encodes the following:
- a CDS encoding M48 family metalloprotease has translation MMPAEATVVARTWASLLVAGCLVASAGTAHGFPREDRIIGEREHPRLLAAFGGVYRGDPALHAYIGELGTLLARQSEYSDQRWTFTVLDTPAVNGFALPGGYVYLTRGLVALARNQSELAAVLAHEIAHVVAHHARARHARIAAVDERSRVSSDDPAPDGSWSFPPRPGQAGILARYSQQDEFEADALAIGYLHEAGLDPAAVVRMLEANEAHAALVGTDTGSHHGALSSHPSTPERVSRAVILSRRLGAGPGRTAGDGFLDRIDGLHFGSRPQVGMVRGQLVLLGGTEVRFTMPEGFHIRREPGRVTARAMDGTLIVYDEMVNQWGMGIASYLPSGSREVELLRLDGMHAATAVRNPERSGHRFEFRTLVIECASKLVCRFRYIVPLSVSLARLADIRETALSFRRFDERDRQAARPRVVRVTTVSASDTLASLVARMDIDRSPQHWFELLNGLRPGELPAVGRRVKLVVHEDR, from the coding sequence ATGATGCCCGCCGAAGCAACCGTTGTCGCGCGCACATGGGCGAGCCTTCTGGTGGCCGGGTGCCTAGTCGCGTCCGCCGGGACAGCCCACGGATTTCCGCGGGAGGACCGGATCATCGGGGAACGGGAGCATCCCAGGCTGCTGGCTGCCTTCGGCGGGGTGTACCGGGGCGATCCGGCTCTCCATGCATACATCGGTGAACTCGGGACGCTGCTTGCCCGCCAGTCGGAATACAGCGACCAGCGATGGACCTTTACCGTACTGGACACGCCGGCGGTCAACGGGTTCGCACTTCCCGGCGGGTATGTCTATCTGACCCGGGGCCTGGTCGCGCTTGCCCGAAACCAGTCAGAGCTGGCCGCCGTGCTGGCCCACGAGATCGCCCACGTGGTCGCTCACCATGCGCGAGCGCGCCACGCGCGCATTGCCGCGGTCGACGAGAGGTCGCGGGTTTCCAGCGACGATCCTGCTCCGGATGGCTCCTGGAGCTTCCCGCCGCGGCCCGGGCAAGCCGGGATCCTTGCGCGGTACAGCCAGCAGGACGAGTTCGAGGCAGATGCGCTCGCCATCGGCTATCTGCATGAGGCCGGGCTGGACCCCGCGGCCGTTGTCCGGATGCTCGAGGCGAACGAGGCGCATGCCGCGCTCGTGGGCACCGACACCGGGTCACACCACGGAGCGCTGTCCTCACACCCCAGTACGCCGGAGCGCGTGAGCCGGGCCGTGATTCTCTCTCGCCGGTTGGGCGCCGGGCCGGGCCGGACAGCGGGAGACGGGTTCCTTGACCGTATCGACGGTCTTCACTTCGGCAGCCGGCCGCAGGTTGGGATGGTGCGAGGTCAGCTGGTCCTGCTTGGCGGCACAGAAGTCCGCTTCACGATGCCCGAAGGCTTTCACATTCGACGCGAACCCGGCCGGGTGACCGCCCGGGCCATGGACGGGACACTCATTGTCTATGACGAGATGGTGAACCAGTGGGGGATGGGAATCGCGAGCTACCTGCCGAGCGGAAGTCGCGAGGTCGAACTGCTGAGACTCGACGGGATGCATGCCGCAACCGCGGTCCGCAATCCGGAACGCAGTGGTCATCGCTTCGAATTTCGGACGCTGGTCATCGAGTGCGCAAGCAAACTCGTGTGCCGGTTCCGGTACATCGTTCCGTTGTCCGTGAGCCTGGCCCGGCTGGCCGACATTCGGGAGACTGCCCTCAGCTTCCGGCGGTTCGATGAGCGAGACCGGCAGGCGGCGCGGCCGCGGGTCGTTCGTGTCACAACGGTATCGGCCTCGGATACGCTGGCATCGCTCGTCGCGCGCATGGATATCGATCGAAGCCCGCAACACTGGTTCGAGCTCCTGAACGGTCTGCGGCCGGGCGAGCTGCCGGCGGTGGGCAGGCGGGTGAAGCTGGTCGTGCACGAAGACCGGTAA
- a CDS encoding AMP-binding protein has product MMDAPSDPRTPVADRAAVQGWLQPPLLDQTVAETLTRAAKRWPDREFAVFPEAGQRWTYRVFAAAVDQLATGLLELGLNPGDRIGIWSPNRPEWLLVQFASARAGLILVTVNPAYQADELRHALTLVGMRALVLARQSRGTDFTGIVRSLVPGLGDPPVVRPDPPALPDLEFVIHLGEQGEAGMLRFDDLAAAPADGAHLERLAAAQEPSDPINIQFTSGTTGRPKGATLSHHNIINNARQTAAVLDLGPDDRICVPVPLYHCFGMVMGSLAAATAGSCLVFPGERFDAGAVLDAVEGERCTALYGVPTMYVAMLEDPSRPDRNLDRLRTGIMAGAPCPAELMRRLLEELHMPEVTICFGMTETSPVTFQTARDDPPDRRVGTIGRVHPHVEAKVVDGEGRTVACDTVGEILIRGYVVMKGYWDDPMATSAAIDAEGWMHTGDLGVIDWAGYGRIVGRASDMVIRGGENIYPREIEDFLHRHPGVRDVQVFGVPDPRYGEEVCAWIIPHEGGALDEAQLRAFCDGAIARYKIPRIWRFVDSFPLTVTGKARKPAMRRTMEQELAGDPGGGPGAAGPDT; this is encoded by the coding sequence ATGATGGATGCTCCATCGGACCCGCGGACTCCGGTGGCGGACCGCGCCGCCGTGCAGGGGTGGTTGCAGCCCCCGCTACTCGACCAGACCGTCGCCGAGACACTGACTCGGGCCGCCAAGCGGTGGCCGGATCGTGAGTTCGCGGTCTTTCCGGAGGCCGGCCAGCGATGGACGTACCGCGTGTTTGCTGCTGCGGTCGATCAGCTGGCGACGGGCCTCCTGGAGCTGGGGCTGAACCCCGGGGACCGGATCGGCATCTGGTCGCCGAACCGCCCTGAATGGCTGCTGGTGCAGTTTGCGAGCGCCCGCGCCGGGCTGATCCTGGTGACGGTCAATCCCGCCTATCAGGCCGACGAGTTGCGGCACGCGCTCACCCTGGTCGGCATGCGCGCGCTGGTGCTGGCGCGCCAAAGCCGCGGCACCGATTTCACGGGAATCGTGCGGTCGCTCGTACCGGGTCTGGGCGATCCCCCGGTCGTCCGGCCGGACCCTCCGGCGCTGCCGGACCTCGAGTTCGTGATCCACCTGGGGGAGCAGGGCGAAGCGGGAATGCTCCGTTTCGACGACCTAGCCGCGGCGCCTGCCGATGGCGCGCATCTCGAACGGCTGGCGGCCGCTCAGGAGCCCTCCGACCCGATCAACATCCAGTTCACTAGCGGCACGACCGGCCGGCCGAAAGGGGCCACGCTCAGCCATCACAACATCATCAACAACGCCCGACAGACGGCCGCGGTGCTTGATCTCGGACCGGATGACCGGATCTGCGTTCCGGTTCCGCTCTATCACTGCTTCGGCATGGTGATGGGTAGCCTCGCCGCCGCCACGGCCGGGTCCTGCCTGGTGTTCCCGGGCGAGCGCTTCGACGCGGGCGCCGTGCTCGATGCGGTGGAAGGCGAGCGCTGCACGGCGCTGTACGGGGTTCCCACCATGTATGTGGCCATGCTGGAGGACCCGTCGCGACCCGACCGCAACCTTGATCGTCTGCGGACGGGAATCATGGCGGGAGCACCTTGTCCAGCGGAATTGATGCGGCGTCTCCTCGAAGAACTGCACATGCCCGAGGTCACGATCTGCTTCGGCATGACCGAGACCAGCCCAGTGACCTTCCAGACGGCGAGGGACGATCCGCCGGACCGCCGGGTGGGGACGATTGGACGGGTGCATCCGCACGTCGAGGCGAAGGTCGTCGACGGCGAGGGACGGACGGTTGCATGCGACACCGTGGGCGAGATCCTGATACGGGGATACGTGGTCATGAAGGGCTACTGGGATGACCCGATGGCGACGTCAGCCGCGATCGATGCGGAAGGATGGATGCACACCGGCGACCTCGGCGTCATCGATTGGGCGGGCTACGGGCGGATCGTGGGCCGCGCCAGCGATATGGTGATTCGGGGCGGCGAGAACATCTATCCGCGCGAAATCGAGGATTTCCTGCACCGCCACCCCGGTGTTCGCGATGTTCAGGTCTTCGGGGTTCCGGATCCCAGGTACGGTGAAGAAGTCTGCGCCTGGATCATCCCGCATGAGGGGGGTGCGCTCGATGAGGCGCAGCTGAGGGCGTTTTGCGACGGCGCGATCGCGCGCTACAAGATCCCTCGAATCTGGCGGTTTGTGGACTCGTTCCCGCTGACCGTCACCGGTAAGGCGCGCAAGCCCGCTATGCGGCGGACGATGGAGCAGGAACTGGCGGGCGATCCGGGCGGAGGTCCAGGGGCGGCAGGTCCTGACACCTAG
- a CDS encoding multidrug efflux SMR transporter, whose protein sequence is MSAWMYLTAAIVLEVVGTILLKLSDGFEKWEWGVLSIVCYSCCFLVFAPALKVIPVGVAYALWAGIGILAVTMIGFVVFREQLGFVQLACIALIAIGAVGLRLTTTAAA, encoded by the coding sequence ATGAGTGCATGGATGTACCTGACGGCTGCCATTGTGCTTGAGGTGGTCGGCACGATCTTGCTGAAGCTGTCAGACGGCTTCGAGAAGTGGGAATGGGGCGTTCTGTCGATCGTCTGCTACAGCTGTTGCTTCCTGGTGTTCGCCCCCGCACTCAAGGTCATTCCGGTGGGCGTCGCGTACGCCCTGTGGGCCGGGATCGGCATCCTAGCGGTGACGATGATCGGATTCGTGGTGTTCCGGGAGCAGCTCGGATTCGTCCAGCTGGCCTGCATTGCGTTGATCGCCATCGGTGCCGTCGGACTGCGTCTGACGACGACGGCGGCTGCCTGA
- a CDS encoding phytanoyl-CoA dioxygenase family protein, with translation MGKVLDTAALAQFRRDGLYAPVQVASGEEARRLRAQLEAGETDHGGPFKGSVRYKSHLLFKWLSDFIRKKSVLDPVEDILGPNIMVWSTDWWVKEANSPSYVSWHQDSQYWGLDSSKLITLWVALSPSNVASGCMRYLLGSHLGPDLPHRETYHDDNMLTRGQEITEGIDETKAVNVELAPGEGSIFAFRIAHASHPNRSADRRIGLAIRFIPPDARQMRSDHDSAALVRGVDTHGHFELEPEPEFDFDPLAVEFHRWSEEERRKILYHGTDWETHRT, from the coding sequence ATGGGCAAGGTTCTGGACACTGCAGCGCTCGCGCAGTTCCGTCGAGACGGGCTCTATGCGCCGGTGCAGGTTGCCTCCGGCGAGGAGGCACGGCGGCTGCGGGCGCAGCTTGAAGCGGGCGAGACCGATCATGGCGGGCCGTTCAAGGGGTCAGTGCGTTACAAGAGCCACCTCCTGTTCAAGTGGCTCTCCGACTTCATCCGGAAAAAGAGCGTGCTGGATCCGGTGGAAGACATCCTGGGTCCCAACATCATGGTCTGGTCCACGGATTGGTGGGTCAAGGAAGCGAACTCCCCGAGCTACGTCTCCTGGCATCAGGACAGCCAGTACTGGGGTCTCGACAGCAGCAAGCTGATTACCCTCTGGGTGGCGCTCTCGCCCTCCAACGTGGCCAGCGGCTGCATGCGCTACCTGCTGGGCTCGCACCTGGGGCCGGACCTCCCCCACCGCGAGACGTACCACGACGACAACATGCTCACGCGTGGCCAGGAAATCACGGAAGGCATTGATGAAACCAAGGCCGTGAATGTCGAGCTTGCCCCGGGGGAAGGCTCGATCTTCGCCTTCCGCATTGCTCACGCATCGCACCCCAACCGCTCCGCCGACCGCCGCATCGGCCTGGCGATCCGCTTCATTCCGCCGGACGCCCGACAGATGCGGTCCGACCACGACAGCGCCGCCCTCGTGCGGGGCGTTGACACGCACGGTCATTTCGAACTGGAGCCGGAGCCCGAATTCGACTTCGATCCCCTTGCCGTTGAATTCCACCGGTGGTCGGAAGAAGAACGACGGAAGATCCTCTACCACGGCACCGATTGGGAAACGCACCGGACCTGA
- a CDS encoding cupin domain-containing protein encodes MEADDLIQAYGLIPHPEGGHYRETYRDHTKAGKRGALTVIYYLLKAGEISAWHRIDATEIWHFYAGDPLQLELSSDGQQIVRPRLGFGDGAEPHVPVPAGTWQSARSEGAWTLAGCTVAPAFEFTGLELAPANWRPGDA; translated from the coding sequence ATGGAAGCCGACGACTTGATCCAAGCGTATGGACTCATCCCTCATCCCGAGGGGGGCCATTACCGCGAGACCTACCGCGACCACACCAAGGCTGGCAAGCGCGGCGCCTTGACGGTGATCTACTACCTGCTCAAGGCGGGCGAGATATCCGCTTGGCACCGCATCGACGCCACCGAAATCTGGCACTTCTACGCGGGCGATCCGCTGCAGCTCGAGCTCTCTTCCGACGGGCAGCAGATCGTGCGGCCGCGCCTCGGTTTTGGCGACGGCGCGGAGCCTCACGTCCCCGTTCCGGCAGGCACCTGGCAAAGTGCTCGATCGGAAGGAGCATGGACGCTGGCGGGATGTACCGTGGCACCGGCGTTCGAGTTCACTGGTTTGGAGCTGGCACCGGCAAACTGGCGCCCCGGAGACGCGTAG
- a CDS encoding DUF6036 family nucleotidyltransferase, with protein MEYSKRDIEILFNRLNEELARRSITGEVYVVGGAVMCLVFDARASTRDIDAFFRPAREVREAAQAVATAAGLQGDWLNDAVKTYLSAHEDFQPYLELSNLHVLTASPEYLLAMKCLAMRLGEGFHDEDDVRFLLRILNLTDYQKALEVVTRYYPRERFPQKTLYALEELLEPQD; from the coding sequence GTGGAATACTCCAAGCGAGATATTGAGATCTTATTTAATCGCTTAAACGAGGAACTTGCGCGCCGGTCGATCACCGGGGAAGTGTATGTGGTGGGCGGTGCTGTCATGTGCCTCGTGTTCGACGCGCGCGCTTCGACGCGGGACATCGACGCATTCTTCCGCCCCGCGCGGGAGGTACGCGAGGCCGCGCAGGCGGTCGCCACCGCCGCAGGACTCCAAGGCGACTGGCTCAACGACGCGGTCAAGACGTACTTGAGCGCCCACGAAGACTTCCAACCGTACCTCGAACTGAGCAACCTGCACGTGCTGACCGCAAGTCCGGAATATCTGCTCGCGATGAAGTGCCTTGCCATGCGGCTTGGCGAAGGATTTCACGACGAGGATGACGTGCGCTTCCTCCTGCGCATCCTTAACCTCACGGACTATCAGAAGGCGCTCGAGGTCGTCACTCGCTACTACCCGCGGGAACGGTTCCCGCAAAAGACGCTGTACGCGCTGGAGGAACTGCTGGAGCCGCAGGATTGA
- a CDS encoding threonine aldolase family protein encodes MATDTRNEANAVRINLYSDTQTRPTPEMREVMAAAPVGDEQTFDDPSVNALCERVAALLGKEAAVFFPSGTMCNEIAIRVHCRPGDEVIAEASCHILNFEGGGPAALSGVQIAPLPGQRGVFSADQARAAIRDTHRYAPRSSLLEVENTANMGGGTVWPLADVRAVTEVARTHGLATHLDGARLPNAVVKSGVSAAAYADGFDSAWIDLSKGLGCPVGAVLAGSSSFIDEAWRWKQRMGGAMRQAGILAAAGLHALDHHWDRLAEDHAHAALLADGLAELKGFVVEPCETNILFFDVGNTGHTAADIAARASAAGLRIGAMGATRMRAVTHLDVSRANCKEAVRILAEVTA; translated from the coding sequence ATGGCTACAGACACACGCAACGAAGCGAACGCTGTGCGCATCAATCTCTACAGCGACACCCAGACGCGCCCGACTCCCGAGATGCGCGAGGTGATGGCGGCAGCGCCGGTCGGCGACGAGCAAACATTCGACGATCCGAGCGTGAACGCGCTCTGCGAGCGCGTGGCGGCGTTGCTGGGCAAGGAAGCCGCAGTCTTCTTCCCGTCGGGCACGATGTGCAACGAGATCGCGATTCGGGTCCACTGCCGCCCGGGCGACGAGGTCATCGCCGAAGCGTCCTGCCACATCCTCAACTTCGAGGGCGGGGGTCCCGCGGCCCTATCCGGCGTCCAGATCGCTCCTCTCCCGGGCCAGCGGGGCGTCTTTTCCGCCGATCAGGCCCGGGCAGCAATCCGCGACACGCACCGCTACGCCCCGCGCTCCTCCCTGCTTGAGGTCGAGAACACCGCCAACATGGGTGGCGGCACCGTGTGGCCGCTGGCAGACGTCAGGGCGGTCACCGAGGTCGCCCGGACACACGGCCTCGCCACCCACCTGGACGGCGCTCGTCTGCCGAACGCTGTGGTCAAGTCGGGCGTGTCTGCCGCTGCGTATGCGGACGGCTTCGACAGCGCCTGGATCGACTTGAGCAAGGGGCTCGGCTGCCCTGTGGGGGCCGTTCTCGCCGGGTCCTCCTCGTTCATCGACGAAGCGTGGCGCTGGAAGCAGCGCATGGGGGGCGCCATGAGGCAAGCCGGCATCCTTGCAGCGGCCGGCCTCCATGCGCTGGACCACCACTGGGACCGCCTCGCGGAGGACCATGCCCACGCCGCGCTGCTGGCCGACGGACTGGCCGAACTGAAGGGCTTCGTGGTCGAACCGTGTGAGACCAACATCCTGTTCTTCGACGTGGGGAATACCGGACACACCGCCGCCGACATTGCGGCTCGTGCCAGCGCGGCGGGCCTGCGGATCGGCGCGATGGGAGCGACACGCATGCGCGCCGTGACGCACCTGGATGTAAGCCGGGCCAATTGCAAGGAGGCCGTCAGGATCCTTGCCGAGGTGACGGCGTGA
- a CDS encoding M81 family metallopeptidase, giving the protein MRVAVAGFIHETNTFSPRPATMERFAEADGWPPLVTGSELPPALAGSNLPAAGFLEAARLDGAEVLPLLWCSAVPSGPVTREAHDAILTRMLERLRAAGPVDAVYLDLHGAMVAEHERDGDGAVLAAVRAEVDASTAVVASLDLHANVSGAMLDASDALVAFRTYPHVDMAATGRRTYAVLKAVLPGIRDGRQPAKALGRSPFLVPLVCQSTDAEPGRRLYARLGDREGPSVYTTSLAMGFPPADTWETGPSVFSYAETEPAARQAVAAVMRRLEAVEPEFAVTLYPPRSAVDEALRIARRAGGPVVVADTRDNPGAGGAGDTTALLSAAVASDADGVAVGVLADPDTAARAAEAGIGAEITVSLGGRSDGRPYVGAARVTALGDGRFTATGPMFGGSRMDLGPMAALRCGRVAVAVASRRMQAADRSMFRHVGIEPDAQRVVIVKSSVHFRADFAHARAVVVADAPGLNPVNHDTLDYRHLRSSVRRMPVVHASGAPG; this is encoded by the coding sequence ATGCGCGTAGCCGTCGCCGGTTTCATCCACGAGACCAACACGTTCTCGCCGCGCCCTGCGACGATGGAGCGATTTGCCGAGGCGGACGGATGGCCGCCGTTGGTCACCGGCAGTGAGCTGCCGCCGGCGCTTGCCGGTAGCAATCTCCCCGCCGCCGGCTTCCTGGAAGCTGCGCGGCTGGACGGTGCCGAAGTGCTGCCGCTGCTGTGGTGCTCGGCGGTCCCCTCCGGGCCGGTCACGCGGGAAGCCCACGACGCCATCCTGACGCGGATGCTGGAACGCCTGCGGGCCGCCGGGCCGGTCGATGCCGTGTACCTCGACCTCCACGGGGCGATGGTGGCGGAGCACGAACGGGATGGCGATGGTGCAGTCCTGGCGGCGGTGCGTGCCGAGGTGGACGCATCGACGGCGGTGGTTGCGAGTCTGGATCTCCATGCCAACGTCAGCGGCGCGATGCTGGACGCGAGCGATGCGCTCGTGGCGTTCCGTACCTATCCCCACGTCGACATGGCGGCGACCGGCCGACGGACCTATGCGGTGCTCAAGGCCGTACTCCCCGGAATCCGTGACGGTCGCCAACCGGCCAAGGCGCTGGGACGGAGCCCGTTCCTGGTGCCGCTGGTTTGCCAGTCCACGGATGCCGAGCCTGGCCGGCGGTTGTATGCCCGATTGGGTGACCGCGAGGGACCGTCCGTGTATACGACCTCGCTGGCGATGGGATTTCCACCGGCGGACACCTGGGAAACGGGACCCAGCGTCTTCAGCTACGCCGAGACCGAGCCGGCGGCGCGCCAGGCGGTTGCCGCTGTCATGCGCCGGCTGGAGGCGGTAGAGCCGGAATTTGCCGTCACGCTGTACCCGCCACGATCCGCCGTGGATGAGGCTCTTCGCATTGCCCGCCGGGCGGGCGGCCCCGTCGTCGTCGCCGACACGCGAGACAATCCCGGAGCCGGAGGGGCGGGGGATACCACCGCGCTGCTGTCGGCAGCGGTCGCGTCGGATGCCGATGGTGTCGCGGTCGGCGTGCTGGCCGATCCTGACACCGCGGCCCGGGCCGCCGAGGCCGGGATCGGAGCGGAGATCACCGTGTCCCTCGGCGGACGCAGCGACGGCCGGCCCTACGTGGGTGCGGCTCGCGTGACCGCCCTCGGGGATGGACGCTTTACCGCGACTGGTCCGATGTTCGGCGGATCGCGCATGGACCTCGGGCCGATGGCCGCCTTGCGCTGCGGCCGCGTGGCGGTGGCGGTCGCATCCAGGCGGATGCAGGCAGCTGACCGATCGATGTTTCGGCACGTTGGAATCGAGCCCGATGCGCAACGGGTCGTCATCGTGAAGAGCTCGGTCCACTTCCGCGCCGACTTCGCCCATGCCAGGGCGGTGGTGGTCGCGGACGCACCCGGTCTCAATCCGGTGAATCATGACACGCTTGACTACCGGCACCTCCGCTCGTCCGTGCGGCGGATGCCCGTGGTGCACGCATCTGGAGCGCCCGGATGA